A genomic window from Schistocerca serialis cubense isolate TAMUIC-IGC-003099 chromosome 4, iqSchSeri2.2, whole genome shotgun sequence includes:
- the LOC126473415 gene encoding ADP-ribosylation factor-like protein 4C has protein sequence MGANMGKNSSLLDALPSTQGTLHVVMLGLDSAGKTTALYRLKFDQYLNTVPTIGFNCEKVKGTTGRAKGVSFLVWDVGGQEKLRPLWRSYTRCTDGIVFVLDSVDVERLEEAKMELARTAKAPDNAGVPVLVLANKQDLPGAREPREIEKLLGLHELAASTSWHVQPACAITGEGLHEGMEALYEMILKRRKLAKQAKTRKR, from the coding sequence ATGGGGGCCAACATGGGCAAGAACTCATCCCTTTTGGACGCCCTGCCCTCGACGCAGGGCACGTTGCACGTCGTAATGCTGGGACTGGACAGCGCGGGCAAGACGACGGCGTTGTACCGATTAAAGTTCGACCAGTACCTGAACACGGTGCCGACGATCGGCTTCAACTGCGAGAAGGTGAAGGGCACGACGGGGCGCGCCAAGGGCGTCAGCTTCCTCGTGTGGGACGTGGGCGGCCAGGAGAAGCTGCGCCCGCTCTGGCGCAGCTACACGCGCTGCACCGACGGCATCGTCTTCGTGCTCGACTCCGTCGACGTCGAGCGCCTCGAGGAGGCAAAGATGGAGCTGGCGCGCACGGCCAAGGCGCCAGACAACGCGGGGGTGCCCGTGCTGGTGTTGGCCAACAAGCAGGACCTGCCGGGCGCGCGAGAACCGCGCGAGATCGAGAAGCTGCTCGGCCTGCACGAGCTGGCCGCCTCCACGTCGTGGCACGTGCAGCCCGCGTGCGCCATCACCGGCGAGGGCCTGCACGAGGGCATGGAGGCGCTCTACGAGATGATCCTCAAGCGCCGCAAGCTCGCCAAGCAGGCCAAGACGCGCAAGAGATAG